ATCTGCACGTCGTTCAATTCAACGTGTCTTAAGAATGAAGAACTACGATTCCAGTCAACAACATCAGTTAACTTAGTTTCGATGTTAATATATTTCTTTAAATCCTCTGGAACAAAACCGACTCCCAGTTTTACAAGAGCCTGTTTCTCAAAATTCTTTTCTGATGCTGAAATAATTAAATCATATTCCGGGGGGCCAACTGTTTCTCCCGCTTCCGGGTACAACTCCAGTTCTTTATTGTCGGCGAGCGCGTATCGATAACTCGAAAGATCAGGATCGATGAACACAAGCAAGGAACGTGCCCGAGGGATTTTAAGAAAAGCGCGATTATCAGAAGACAAACTGTCAAAAGCGCTTGGCGTTAAGACAGCTTCCAGCGAAGAAGCATTGTCGGAATTAATTGAGAATTCCAGTCGTTGCGAATCCCCAGTACCTAAGACCACCTCTTCTTTAGCAACACTCTGACCATCCTGAAGTAATTCGACAGTCGCCGGAGTGTCAGAGTTACCAGAGTTCTCAATCCGAATAAAAATATCCCAGTTTCCAGTCTGATTTTTCCGTGCGTTAAAAGAAGTAATTCCAAGATTTGATCCTGCGGGGGGAAGCCGCTGATAATTCAGTTCAAATGGCAGCTCAAAATTCACTTCTTTCGGGAAATTGCCATCCGAATAAAAAAGAACTGTTTTAATCGGTGCGGTTCGAGAAAGCGCCTGTGTCATCCGTAATGCATCTTCCAGTTGACTTGGCACATCATCTACGGTTAAGCCAGCCAAAGCCTGTTTTAAGACCCGCTGGTTGTCGGTAAAGTCGGTTAATCTACGGGCTGTTGAGCTGACAGCGACTAAGGAAACTCGTTGATCTGGAAGCAGGTTTTCAATGAGTTCGGTCACACGTTCTTTTGCCAGATCAAGGCGTGTTTGTTTTGTTGCTGGATCTTTGGCTCCCATGCTGGCAGAACAGTCAATCAGAATCGGTAAATACTCCGCACGCTCTGCCCCACTTTGGATATATGGCTGCATCAGAGATAACACTAAAAAAAGCAGTAATAAAATTTGCAGTAATAGCAAGATGCTGCGTTTAAATTTCTGGAAGGGAGAATTCACGCGGCGGTCGTTAATGACCTGGCTCCACAGCGCCAGCGAAGGAACACGCTTATGCGGCCGTTTCAACTTCAGAAAATAGAAGATAATCAAAGGCAGCAACAGCAATAGATACCATGCTCCCTGAAGCGAATAAAAGCCAGGCCAAAAATTCATAAGACCCACCCCTTTCGCCTTAGCTGATCAAATAAGACATGCTCCAGGGAATCGCCACTATTGATGGTCAAAAAACGGCCGGAACGCTGGCGACAAAGCATTGCCAGATGCTCTTCCAGTAACACCCGATGCTCATGATACAAACCGAGTAAGTCACCAGCAGATGAGATATCCAGAGTCTGACCGCTTTCGCTGTCAACCAGACGTAAATCACCATTGATTTCCGGGTTAATTTCCGAAGGACCTAATATCTGAACACCAAACAGCTCCAGGCCTGCGCTATACAGCATGTTAAAAGGGCGTTGTAAGTCGCCAAAAGACTCATAATCGGAAAGCACGACGGCAATCCCTCTTCCTCGATGTGTGCGTAAGACATCTTCCACTGCCTGTTCAATTGGAGAATCGCCACCTGCTTCAATTTGAGTCAGAAAATCAAACAGGCGCTTCATACTGATGCGACCAGTCGCAGGTGAAAATTTATCCGGCCGTCTCCCTTTTTGATTACATACGTAAGCACTGACTTTTTCAAAGTTTAACAGCCCCATTACGCCAAACGCAGCAGCCAACTGTTTGCAGCGTAAAATTTTGTCTTCGTATTCCATTGAGGATGAGGCGTCCAAAATCAGGACGACATGCATTTCTTCTTCATGCTGGTATTGTTTCATGAAAGGACGGTTTAACCGCGAGAAAATATTCCAGTCAATATAACGCACATCATCGCCGGGAACGTAGTTTCGATAATCGGAAAACTCGGTACTGGTGCCGCCTTTACCAGAAAGATGCTCGCCGCGACTTCGATTTGTCAGTCGGCGCGTGGGGTTTAAGCGCATTCTCTCCAGCATCGATAACGTCTTGTTATCAAAGAGCGATGTAAATTGATTGAATTGAGTTCCCTCTGACACTGACGCTTAGTCCTTCTCTGGTAGTTCTTTGCAAATCTGGGTAATCAAGTCTTCTACAATAATGTTTTCTGCCTGACCATCGTAATTGAGCAAGACACGATGCTGAAGCACTTCGTTTGCAAAATAGCGAATGTCTTCGAAGGCGACATGCGCACGTCCCTCACTGAGGGCACGGACGCGCGCGGCTTTTACCAGTGATTGAGCAGCGCGCGGACTGGCTCCCCAATGCACAAAACGACGAATTTCTTCTGTTGCAAAATCGGTCCCGGGATGAGTCGAAAGCACCAGGCGAATGGCGTAGTCCCTGATCGGTTCCACCACAACGACCTTTTCCAGCACACTCCGCAATTCGAGGATTTGCTCGCTGTTTAATAACTTTTTCAATTCAACGGGTTGCTTCAAAATCGTTTGCTGCACAATCGTGTTGAGTTCATCACGGTTGGGAAAAGGAACATTCACTTTAAACATAAAGCGGTCTAACTGAGCCTCAGGTAAAGGATAGGTCCCTTCCTGCTCGATCGGGTTCTGTGTAGCCATTACAAAGAAGGGTTGATCCAGTCGATATTGGGTCCCTCCCGCTGTAACCGTTCCTTCCTGCATTGTCTCCAGTAGTGCCGATTGAGTTTTGGGAGAAGCCCGATTGATTTCATCGGCTAGCAGTAATTGCGTAAAAATGGGCCCCTTCCGGAATTCAAATCGATAAGTACCCGTTTCATCAGTACTCATGATGTTGGTTCCAATGATATCAGCCGGCATTAAGTCAGG
This genomic interval from Gimesia alba contains the following:
- a CDS encoding vWA domain-containing protein, with protein sequence MNFWPGFYSLQGAWYLLLLLPLIIFYFLKLKRPHKRVPSLALWSQVINDRRVNSPFQKFKRSILLLLQILLLLFLVLSLMQPYIQSGAERAEYLPILIDCSASMGAKDPATKQTRLDLAKERVTELIENLLPDQRVSLVAVSSTARRLTDFTDNQRVLKQALAGLTVDDVPSQLEDALRMTQALSRTAPIKTVLFYSDGNFPKEVNFELPFELNYQRLPPAGSNLGITSFNARKNQTGNWDIFIRIENSGNSDTPATVELLQDGQSVAKEEVVLGTGDSQRLEFSINSDNASSLEAVLTPSAFDSLSSDNRAFLKIPRARSLLVFIDPDLSSYRYALADNKELELYPEAGETVGPPEYDLIISASEKNFEKQALVKLGVGFVPEDLKKYINIETKLTDVVDWNRSSSFLRHVELNDVQITEQPVWAENASVENLEELGYEVVVHGRLGPLLLQKRNAGDLEFYFLFNTDRSTMPYRVGFPIMVSNLIQLTMQEAGIAEVQAAATPVLPAVEYLPEKKYQIKTPTGKELSTESNKYGLVSGIAALHIGKYVISGEGADSDEISVSLLNPLETSLVSVEEIQFSEVPVTAAQTQIDSDKPLWSEFALIAFVLLLAEWWYFQRRPAGIPS
- a CDS encoding DUF58 domain-containing protein; its protein translation is MSEGTQFNQFTSLFDNKTLSMLERMRLNPTRRLTNRSRGEHLSGKGGTSTEFSDYRNYVPGDDVRYIDWNIFSRLNRPFMKQYQHEEEMHVVLILDASSSMEYEDKILRCKQLAAAFGVMGLLNFEKVSAYVCNQKGRRPDKFSPATGRISMKRLFDFLTQIEAGGDSPIEQAVEDVLRTHRGRGIAVVLSDYESFGDLQRPFNMLYSAGLELFGVQILGPSEINPEINGDLRLVDSESGQTLDISSAGDLLGLYHEHRVLLEEHLAMLCRQRSGRFLTINSGDSLEHVLFDQLRRKGWVL
- a CDS encoding AAA family ATPase, with the protein product MNQPETTEEPTVLQAEADHFKKIFNEVRSEVARMIIGQERVVESTLYALFCGGNVLLEGVPGLGKTELVKALSKVLDLHFQRIQFTPDLMPADIIGTNIMSTDETGTYRFEFRKGPIFTQLLLADEINRASPKTQSALLETMQEGTVTAGGTQYRLDQPFFVMATQNPIEQEGTYPLPEAQLDRFMFKVNVPFPNRDELNTIVQQTILKQPVELKKLLNSEQILELRSVLEKVVVVEPIRDYAIRLVLSTHPGTDFATEEIRRFVHWGASPRAAQSLVKAARVRALSEGRAHVAFEDIRYFANEVLQHRVLLNYDGQAENIIVEDLITQICKELPEKD